In the Mytilus galloprovincialis chromosome 10, xbMytGall1.hap1.1, whole genome shotgun sequence genome, one interval contains:
- the LOC143047928 gene encoding uncharacterized protein LOC143047928 isoform X1, translating into MQTMERAPVSLSILRKDGDVKRGDKISTLTSYLPNWRGHGGRHPTHSSVEFDRQLDKISLWIEEWNHEQRCQLIEALLRRSNHQQFQFLYTVMQPHQHRDFMYTAQKQFPETEFTPVSTHTTREVKRRVQLHREDNYYRVKSAYFHMDDEVKEQNKVIRRVRLPEILQDNHIIIHKNDTSISFGTKSIASLPKLCSVPKKRSNKSIRKYKLLQASKEELYNGPANDRFVDMPIKRHIQDERLTQSVPVFSTSSRADKSAMSSTKPGSTAKFTESKPDSDQIFDLSTNASTVVHWYTDLWTDVKRNEFLHKLILKLDPRQHYFISSFMLVRRHRDFLTLLPEKIVLCILNILDPKELCKCAEVSKSWYSLAHNNKLWKWKCDAVNIKVTIPTDPVWKKVYRDNVILERNWHHGTYRTVDMKGNSAPWKEAVGVEAVIFDRNILVSGSQDKTVKIWDIKTGRCAHTFEGHQGGVWCLSFFTPNLILSGSHDGTIKIWNVKERKMARSILAHDGPIWAMVRHGKILVSVSQDKTAKVWDISRCLLLKTLTGHNKPIFAVDMNEDGTLVITGSADRTVKIWDVETGEVKKTIWVSSTTSVMAVSYHKGFIAAGYDNVVCLHRETGKLIKTFNEHEKRVESVQLKIEDPEKITGAVISSGQGGLVKIWNTKMPQSIQTYKLSKEGGSVKSIKFDELRIVGGLKDRIRILDFQAPNSD; encoded by the exons ATGCAAACAATGGAGCGTGCTCCCGTATCTCTGTCAATTTTGCGGAAGGATGGAGATGTGAAAAGGGGGGATAAAATTTCCACTTTGACCAGCTATTTGCCAAATTGGAGGGGTCATGGAGGGAGACACCCGACCCATAGTAGTGTAGAGTTTGACAGACAACTGGATAAAATATCTCTGTGGATTGAAGAATGGAACCACGAACAG AGATGCCAGTTAATAGAGGCCCTTTTAAGGAGAAGTAATCACCAACAATTTCAGTTTCTGTATACTGTAATGCAGCCACATCAACATAGAGATTTTATGTATACAGCTCAGAAACAGTTCCCTGAAACAGAGTTCACACCTGTCAGCACACATACAACAAGAGAGGTCAAG AGACGAGTACAGCTCCACAGAGAGGACAATTATTACAGAGTTAAGAGTGCTTATTTCCACATGGATGATGAAGTTAAGGAACAAAACAAAGTGATTCGTCGAGTCAGATTACCAGAAATTCTTCAAGATAATCACATCATTATTCACAAAAATGACACCAGTATCAg ttttggaACCAAATCTATAGCCAGTCTACCAAAGCTGTGTTCAGTTCCAAAGAAAAGATCAAACAAGAGTATAAGAAAGTATAAACTGTTACAGGCCAGTAAAGAAGAACTGTACAATGGGCCAGCTAATGACAG atttgttgACATGCCAATAAAACGCCACATTCAGGATGAAAGGTTGACACAAAGTGTTCCAGTCTTTAGTACTAGTAGTAGAGCTGATAAAAGTGCAATGTCTTCAACTAAACCAGGTTCCACTGCCAAATTTACAGAG TCAAAGCCAGACTCCGATCAGATATTCGACCTCAGTACAAATGCTAGTACAGTAGTGCATTGGTATACTGACCTTTGGACAG ATGTAAAACGAAATGAATTTCTACATAAGCTGATATTAAAATTAGATCCTCGACAACATTACTTTATATCAAGTTTTATGTTG GTTAGACGACATAGAGACTTTTTAACCTTACTTCCAGAAAAAATAGTTTTATGTATACTGAATATTCTAGATCCAAAGGAACTATGTAAATGTGCTGAG GTTAGTAAATCCTGGTACAGTTTAGCACATAATAACAAGCTATGGAAATGGAAATGTGATGCTGTCAATATTAAAGTGACTATACCTACAGACCCTGTATGGAAAAAAGTGTATAGAGATAATGTTATTCTGGAGAGGAACTGGCATCATGGCACTTACAGGACGGTAGACATGAAGGGTAATTCAGCTCC ATGGAAGGAAGCAGTTGG GGTCGAGGCAGTCATCTTTGACAGAAATATACTTGTCAGTGGAAGTCAGGACAAAACAGTCAAAATCTGGGACATTAAGACTGGAAGATGTGCACATACATTTGAGGGACACCAAGGGGGAGTTTGGTGTCTTAGTTTCTTCACCCCTAACCTAATACTGAGTGGTTCTCATGACGGAACTATCAAG ATTTGGAATGTGAAAGAGAGAAAAATGGCGAGATCTATTCTAGCTCATGATGGACCAATATGGGCCATGGTCAGACATGGGAAAATATTAGTTAGTGTATCACAAGACAAAACT GCTAAAGTATGGGATATTTCACGCTGTTTACTACTGAAGACACTGACAGGTCATAATAAACCAATATTTGCTGTAGATATGAATGAAGATGGAACCTTAGTTATAACAGGATCTGCTGACAGG ACTGTAAAGATATGGGATGTGGAGACTGGTGAAGTAAAGAAAACAATATGGGTGAGCAGCACCACCTCGGTGATGGCTGTCAGTTACCATAAAGGGTTCATCGCTGCTGGGTACGACAATGTTGTCTGTCTACACAGAGAAACGGGAAAACTTATCAAAACCTTCAATGAACATGAGAAAAG ggTAGAATCTGTGCAGCTGAAAATTGAGGATCCAGAGAAGATAACAGGGGCAGTAATAAGTTCTGGACAAGGTGGACTGGTCAAAATATGGAATACTAAAAT GCCACAGAGTATACAGACATATAAACTAAGTAAAG
- the LOC143048797 gene encoding uncharacterized protein LOC143048797 produces the protein MGKSRAEIQKAYRDRKKEKDGNAYLQKERERVKRYYVDTSALSKKKLEQRRTKIRQCMAKKRAKDKVPQNDKDEVPECSTRSNTQQQQQPPMLVKLNFPLKSRSKIQTRKRKSRAVAKANYKINKMTQKIQELKRRNWTITKRLQRRMARENKDNKNNLEKTITSPMRKANQDLREANLSPTKYPDLQKKLTYHNCLISEIKESVSHEKNKFPVLQVITGKAIRDHKCIRRLSYDIKVNRKQLMKIKSKREKEKKKTRMKAAREDLHSKVLVFLERDDNSTCLPGKRDNKKDGKEKKQKRVLNDYLDNLHQKFLSENVLTKLSVSVFRRFRPANYVLASFGNRRTCLCQRHQNKALKVRTLKALNITTTSNPDQLIRQMTDEEVLAKITELEDEKIKYSEWKRVDVEEKGMMKKRINVVQCEANKQEFGTLIRTSLNEFRAHVYRVQTQYEQIRTLKENLPKYNVICQMDFAENYSCVHADEVQSAYFDKASVTLHPVVLYYKVDGDINLHHKSFVFVSDEPGHNSSTVYAFIKDLIPKILQIAPGTKAVHYITDSPTSQYRNKYIFHLVTLHGMLFDGITASWHYFEAGHGKGPCDGVGGTAKRLADMAVRQQKVVIQTPVDFFNWGKSQETSNITYIFVPKSKCQSANNEMKEWNAVAVKGTMELHAVVPITRNVISIRNTSCGCLLCFSGGRFHPACDGWRSVSLEGKQKRNAPGTETNEIELQANDPQEEEVERHVEGGESLLAQPPIVFEQSYQKDTFVASVYDNVWYICKVLDFDNNDNEYQLAFMTKSNPVSHTMKWPTRPEELWVTETDIVCQVNNPAPVGRKPVRMYKLLPDDVNKIESLL, from the coding sequence ATGGGGAAAAGCAGAGCCGAAATCCAAAAAGCCTACAGAGATCGCAAAAAGGAAAAGGATGGAAATGCGTATCTTCAGAAAGAGAGAGAAAGAGTAAAACGTTATTATGTTGATACATCCGCCCTATCAAAGAAAAAACTAGAACAGAGAAGGACGAAAATACGACAGTGCATGGCAAAAAAGAGAGCTAAAGATAAAGTCCCACAAAATGACAAAGACGAAGTACCAGAGTGCTCAACAAGATCTAAcacacaacaacaacaacaacctcCAATGCTAGTTAAGCTAAATTTTCCATTGAAATCAAGAAGCAAAATTCAGACGAGAAAAAGAAAAAGTCGAGCAGTTGCCAAAgctaattataaaataaataaaatgacacagaaaattcAGGAGTTGAAAAGACGCAACTGGACTATTACAAAAAGATTACAAAGAAGAATGGCAAgagaaaataaagataataagAACAATCTGGAAAAAACGATTACAAGCCCTATGCGTAAAGCAAATCAAGATTTGAGAGAAGCTAATCTTTCTCCGACCAAATATCCGGACCTTCAAAAGAAACTTACGTATCACAACTGCCTtatatcagaaattaaagaaTCAGTAAGTcacgagaaaaacaaatttcCTGTACTACAAGTTATAACAGGAAAGGCCATACGAGATCATAAATGCATTAGAAGGCTAAGCTATGACATCAAGGTAAATCGGAAACAGctgatgaaaataaaatcaaaaagagAGAAGGAAAAAAAGAAAACCCGCATGAAGGCTGCAAGAGAAGATCTTCATTCAAAAGTATTAGTCTTTCTCGAGAGGGACGATAACAGTACTTGTCTTCCGGGAAAAAGAGACAACAAAAAAGACGGAAAAGAGAAAAAGCAAAAAAGAGTGTTAAATGACTATTTAGACAATCTACATCAGAAATTTTTGTCAGAGAATGTACTCACAAAATTAAGTGTTTCTGTATTCAGACGTTTTCGGCCAGCAAATTATGTATTAGCATCTTTTGGAAACAGGAGAACGTGCCTTTGTCAGCGCCATCAAAATAAGGCATTAAAAGTTAGAACATTGAAAGCACTAAATATTACTACTACATCAAATCCAGATCAACTTATAAGACAGATGACAGATGAGGAAGTTTTAGCAAAAATAACTGAGTTGGAAGATGAGAAAATAAAATACTCTGAATGGAAAAGGGTTGATGTAGAGGAGAAGGGAATGATGAAAAAGAGAATCAATGTTGTGCAATGTGAGGCAAATAAACAGGAATTCGGCACACTGATCAGAACATCGTTAAATGAGTTCCGAGCTCATGTATACAGGGTACAAACTCAATATGAACAAATACGGACACTAAAGGAGAACTTACCAAAATATAATGTCATATGTCAAATGGACTTCGCAGAAAATTATTCATGCGTGCATGCAGATGAAGTTCAATCCGCTTATTTCGACAAAGCTTCCGTTACATTACATCCCGTTGTTTTATACTATAAAGTTGACGGCGATATTAATCTTCATCATAAATCGTTCGTGTTCGTTTCCGACGAACCAGGTCACAATTCATCAACGGTATATGCATTCATAAAGGatttgataccaaaaattttGCAAATAGCTCCTGGAACTAAAGCTGTACACTACATCACAGATTCGCCAACATCACAATACAGGAAcaaatacatttttcatttagTAACGTTACATGGTATGTTGTTTGATGGAATCACAGCCTCTTGGCATTACTTCGAAGCTGGACACGGAAAGGGACCCTGCGACGGGGTAGGTGGAACGGCAAAACGACTTGCAGACATGGCCGTTAGACAACAAAAGGTTGTAATCCAAACACCAGTAGATTTCTTCAACTGGGGGAAGTCTCAAGAAACAAGTAACATAACTTACATTTTCGTTCCTAAATCCAAATGTCAGAGCGCAAACAACGAAATGAAAGAATGGAATGCTGTTGCAGTGAAAGGCACCATGGAATTACATGCTGTTGTTCCTATTACAAGAAATGTAATAAGCATAAGAAACACCTCATGTGGCTGTCTACTTTGTTTTAGTGGCGGACGCTTTCATCCTGCTTGTGACGGCTGGCGATCTGTTTCTCTGGAGGggaaacaaaaaagaaatgcaCCTGGTACTGAAACCAACGAGATTGAATTACAGGCAAATGATCCACAGGAAGAAGAAGTAGAGCGACACGTAGAAGGAGGAGAGTCATTACTAGCACAACCGCCAATAGTGTTTGAGCAGAGCTACCAAAAGGACACGTTTGTGGCAAGTGTATATGACAATGTTTGGTACATTTGTAAGGTGCTTGATTTTGACAACAATGATAATGAATATCAATTGGCCTTTATGACAAAGAGCAATCCTGTATCCCACACCATGAAGTGGCCAACAAGACCTGAAGAACTGTGGGTTACAGAGACAGACATCGTTTGTCAAGTCAATAACCCGGCTCCAGTAGGCAGAAAACCTGTCCGAATGTACAAATTATTGCCGGAtgatgtaaataaaattgaaagtttactataa
- the LOC143047928 gene encoding uncharacterized protein LOC143047928 isoform X2, which yields MQTMERAPVSLSILRKDGDVKRGDKISTLTSYLPNWRGHGGRHPTHSSVEFDRQLDKISLWIEEWNHEQRCQLIEALLRRSNHQQFQFLYTVMQPHQHRDFMYTAQKQFPETEFTPVSTHTTREVKRRVQLHREDNYYRVKSAYFHMDDEVKEQNKVIRRVRLPEILQDNHIIIHKNDTSISFGTKSIASLPKLCSVPKKRSNKSIRKYKLLQASKEELYNGPANDRFVDMPIKRHIQDERLTQSVPVFSTSSRADKSAMSSTKPGSTAKFTESKPDSDQIFDLSTNASTVVHWYTDLWTDVKRNEFLHKLILKLDPRQHYFISSFMLVRRHRDFLTLLPEKIVLCILNILDPKELCKCAEVSKSWYSLAHNNKLWKWKCDAVNIKVTIPTDPVWKKVYRDNVILERNWHHGTYRTVDMKGNSAPVEAVIFDRNILVSGSQDKTVKIWDIKTGRCAHTFEGHQGGVWCLSFFTPNLILSGSHDGTIKIWNVKERKMARSILAHDGPIWAMVRHGKILVSVSQDKTAKVWDISRCLLLKTLTGHNKPIFAVDMNEDGTLVITGSADRTVKIWDVETGEVKKTIWVSSTTSVMAVSYHKGFIAAGYDNVVCLHRETGKLIKTFNEHEKRVESVQLKIEDPEKITGAVISSGQGGLVKIWNTKMPQSIQTYKLSKEGGSVKSIKFDELRIVGGLKDRIRILDFQAPNSD from the exons ATGCAAACAATGGAGCGTGCTCCCGTATCTCTGTCAATTTTGCGGAAGGATGGAGATGTGAAAAGGGGGGATAAAATTTCCACTTTGACCAGCTATTTGCCAAATTGGAGGGGTCATGGAGGGAGACACCCGACCCATAGTAGTGTAGAGTTTGACAGACAACTGGATAAAATATCTCTGTGGATTGAAGAATGGAACCACGAACAG AGATGCCAGTTAATAGAGGCCCTTTTAAGGAGAAGTAATCACCAACAATTTCAGTTTCTGTATACTGTAATGCAGCCACATCAACATAGAGATTTTATGTATACAGCTCAGAAACAGTTCCCTGAAACAGAGTTCACACCTGTCAGCACACATACAACAAGAGAGGTCAAG AGACGAGTACAGCTCCACAGAGAGGACAATTATTACAGAGTTAAGAGTGCTTATTTCCACATGGATGATGAAGTTAAGGAACAAAACAAAGTGATTCGTCGAGTCAGATTACCAGAAATTCTTCAAGATAATCACATCATTATTCACAAAAATGACACCAGTATCAg ttttggaACCAAATCTATAGCCAGTCTACCAAAGCTGTGTTCAGTTCCAAAGAAAAGATCAAACAAGAGTATAAGAAAGTATAAACTGTTACAGGCCAGTAAAGAAGAACTGTACAATGGGCCAGCTAATGACAG atttgttgACATGCCAATAAAACGCCACATTCAGGATGAAAGGTTGACACAAAGTGTTCCAGTCTTTAGTACTAGTAGTAGAGCTGATAAAAGTGCAATGTCTTCAACTAAACCAGGTTCCACTGCCAAATTTACAGAG TCAAAGCCAGACTCCGATCAGATATTCGACCTCAGTACAAATGCTAGTACAGTAGTGCATTGGTATACTGACCTTTGGACAG ATGTAAAACGAAATGAATTTCTACATAAGCTGATATTAAAATTAGATCCTCGACAACATTACTTTATATCAAGTTTTATGTTG GTTAGACGACATAGAGACTTTTTAACCTTACTTCCAGAAAAAATAGTTTTATGTATACTGAATATTCTAGATCCAAAGGAACTATGTAAATGTGCTGAG GTTAGTAAATCCTGGTACAGTTTAGCACATAATAACAAGCTATGGAAATGGAAATGTGATGCTGTCAATATTAAAGTGACTATACCTACAGACCCTGTATGGAAAAAAGTGTATAGAGATAATGTTATTCTGGAGAGGAACTGGCATCATGGCACTTACAGGACGGTAGACATGAAGGGTAATTCAGCTCC GGTCGAGGCAGTCATCTTTGACAGAAATATACTTGTCAGTGGAAGTCAGGACAAAACAGTCAAAATCTGGGACATTAAGACTGGAAGATGTGCACATACATTTGAGGGACACCAAGGGGGAGTTTGGTGTCTTAGTTTCTTCACCCCTAACCTAATACTGAGTGGTTCTCATGACGGAACTATCAAG ATTTGGAATGTGAAAGAGAGAAAAATGGCGAGATCTATTCTAGCTCATGATGGACCAATATGGGCCATGGTCAGACATGGGAAAATATTAGTTAGTGTATCACAAGACAAAACT GCTAAAGTATGGGATATTTCACGCTGTTTACTACTGAAGACACTGACAGGTCATAATAAACCAATATTTGCTGTAGATATGAATGAAGATGGAACCTTAGTTATAACAGGATCTGCTGACAGG ACTGTAAAGATATGGGATGTGGAGACTGGTGAAGTAAAGAAAACAATATGGGTGAGCAGCACCACCTCGGTGATGGCTGTCAGTTACCATAAAGGGTTCATCGCTGCTGGGTACGACAATGTTGTCTGTCTACACAGAGAAACGGGAAAACTTATCAAAACCTTCAATGAACATGAGAAAAG ggTAGAATCTGTGCAGCTGAAAATTGAGGATCCAGAGAAGATAACAGGGGCAGTAATAAGTTCTGGACAAGGTGGACTGGTCAAAATATGGAATACTAAAAT GCCACAGAGTATACAGACATATAAACTAAGTAAAG